A stretch of the Vicia villosa cultivar HV-30 ecotype Madison, WI unplaced genomic scaffold, Vvil1.0 ctg.000024F_1_1, whole genome shotgun sequence genome encodes the following:
- the LOC131622048 gene encoding probable pectate lyase 18 — translation MTNTPFSLVLLFFSLFMPTLISSTTLQNPELVVHEVNSKINASSARRNLGYLSCGSGNPIDDCWRCDSNWEKNRQRLADCAIGFGKNAMGGKNGKIYVVTDSGDDDPVSPKPGTLRYAVIQEEPLWIIFARDMVIKLKEELIMNSFKTIDGRGASVHIAGGPCITIQFVTNIIIHGINIHDCKQGGNAMVRDSPRHFGWRTISDGDGVSIFGGSHVWVDHCSLSNCEDGLIDAIYGSTAITISNNFMTHHDKVMLLGHSDSYIKDKNMQVTIAFNHFGEGLVQRMPRCRLGYFHVVNNDYTHWEMYAIGGSANPTINSQGNRFVAPNIRFSKEVTKYEDAPESEWKNWNWRSEGDLLLNGAFFTPSGGGTSSSYARASSLSARPSSLVGSITVASGTLNCKKGSPC, via the exons ATGACAAACACACCTTTCTCTTTGGTTCTTTTGTTCTTCTCCCTTTTCATGCCTACCCTTATTTCTTCTACAACTCTTCAAAATCCTGAATTGGTTGTCCATGAAGTAAACAG CAAAATTAATGCCTCTTCAGCTAGAAGAAATTTAGGGTACCTATCTTGTGGAAGTGGAAACCCCATTGATGATTGTTGGAGATGTGACTCCAATTGGGAGAAAAACAGACAAAGGCTAGCGGATTGCGCAATTGGGTTTGGCAAAAACGCAATGGGTGgaaaaaacggtaaaatttacgTTGTAACAGACTCGGGCGATGACGATCCAGTGAGTCCAAAGCCGGGAACACTCCGTTACGCGGTGATCCAAGAGGAACCATTATGGATAATCTTCGCGCGAGACATGGTgataaaattaaaagaagaatTAATCAtgaactctttcaaaacaattgaTGGTAGAGGTGCTAGTGTGCACATTGCTGGTGGTCCATGCATTACTATACAATTTGTGACCAATATTATCATACATGGAATAAATATTCATGATTGTAAACAAGGTGGGAATGCTATGGTGAGGGACTCCCCACGGCATTTCGGGTGGAGGACTATATCGGACGGCGACGGTGTGTCGATTTTTGGTGGAAGTCATGTTTGGGTTGATCATTGCTCTTTGTCTAATTGTGAAGATGGTTTGATTGATGCTATTTATGGGTCCACTGCTATAACAATTTCTAACAATTTTATGACTCACCATGATAAGGTCATGTTGTTGGGTCATAGTGATTCTTATATTAAAGATAAAAATATGCAAGTCACAATTGCTTTTAATCACTTTGGTGAAGGTCTGGTTCAAAGAATGCCAAG GTGTAGGCTAGGATATTTCCATGTAGTAAACAATGACTACACTCACTGGGAAATGTATGCCATTGGAGGAAGTGCAAACCCTACCATAAACAGCCAAGGCAACAGATTTGTTGCACCCAATATCAGATTCAGCAAAGAGGTGACAAAGTATGAAGATGCACCAGAGAGTGAGTGGAAGAATTGGAACTGGAGATCAGAGGGAGATTTGTTGTTAAATGGTGCATTTTTCACTCCTTCTGGTGGTGGAACTTCATCTAGCTATGCAAGAGCTTCAAGTTTGAGTGCAAGACCTTCTTCTCTTGTGGGTTCTATAACTGTTGCTTCTGGGACACTTAACTGTAAGAAAGGTTCACCTTGCTAG